Proteins encoded together in one Cyanobium sp. WAJ14-Wanaka window:
- the rpsD gene encoding 30S ribosomal protein S4, whose translation MSRYRGPRLRITRRLGDLPGLTRKSAKRSYPPGQHGQARRKRSEYAIRLEEKQKLRFNYGISERQLVRYVKKARAQEGSTGTNLLKLLENRLDNVCFRLGFGPTVPGARQLVNHGHVTVNGRVVDIASFQCKAGDQVAIRERKQSKLLAEGNLAFPGLANIPPHLELDKNKLTAKVISKCEREWVALEINELLVVEFYSRKV comes from the coding sequence ATGTCTCGCTACCGCGGCCCTCGCTTGAGGATCACGCGGCGCTTGGGAGACCTTCCCGGTCTCACCCGTAAGTCCGCCAAGCGGTCTTATCCCCCCGGTCAGCACGGCCAAGCCCGTCGCAAGCGCTCCGAATACGCCATCCGCCTCGAAGAGAAGCAAAAACTTCGCTTCAACTACGGCATTTCCGAACGTCAGCTGGTTCGCTACGTGAAGAAAGCCCGTGCCCAGGAGGGTTCCACCGGAACCAACCTGCTCAAGCTTTTGGAAAACAGGCTCGACAACGTCTGCTTCCGCCTTGGCTTTGGCCCCACCGTTCCCGGTGCCCGCCAGTTGGTGAACCATGGCCACGTGACCGTGAACGGCCGCGTGGTGGACATCGCCAGCTTCCAGTGCAAGGCCGGCGACCAGGTCGCCATCCGCGAGCGCAAGCAAAGCAAGTTGTTGGCTGAAGGCAACCTGGCATTCCCAGGCCTGGCCAACATCCCGCCCCACCTTGAGCTCGACAAGAACAAACTCACCGCCAAGGTGATCAGCAAGTGCGAACGCGAATGGGTCGCCCTTGAGATCAACGAACTCCTGGTGGTGGAGTTCTACAGCCGCAAGGTCTGA
- a CDS encoding glutaredoxin family protein, which yields MGELLLFTRAGCCLCEGLEEKLRALTPVVALSLVDVDGDPALQARYGLEVPVLAIPAPQGEVAGTRPWRELPRVPPRLMGKSLADWLLKNGFPGQGA from the coding sequence ATGGGCGAGCTGTTGCTGTTCACCAGGGCCGGCTGCTGCCTATGTGAGGGCCTGGAGGAAAAATTACGGGCCCTTACGCCAGTTGTGGCCCTCAGCTTGGTTGATGTGGATGGTGATCCGGCCCTCCAGGCGCGCTATGGGTTGGAGGTGCCGGTGCTGGCGATACCCGCTCCGCAGGGGGAGGTGGCCGGGACCCGCCCCTGGCGGGAATTGCCCCGGGTGCCGCCCCGCCTGATGGGTAAAAGCCTGGCCGATTGGCTGCTTAAAAACGGTTTCCCTGGCCAAGGCGCTTAG
- a CDS encoding RNA methyltransferase, with protein MPELITSRRNPLVKRLRELHVGKGRREQGLLLAEGTHLLQEARRLDLLPVELLATQAWADKHPELWEGWPDQVRRYCVDGLVLAAVATTAQADGVVFSLAPPAAPSEPPPARQTPPASQPSFVLVLDGLQDPGNLGTLMRTALAAGVEALWLAEGADPFQPKVLRSSAGAALALPIERIGRPQLEERLRAAAGRGMQLAAAVPPGLSQADGKGPLAYWQLDWLRPTALLLGNEGAGLAAELQAIATHLITIPHCQAVESLNVAVSAAPLLLERLRQRSGT; from the coding sequence GTGCCCGAACTGATCACCAGCCGCCGCAACCCCCTGGTGAAACGGCTGCGGGAGCTGCATGTTGGCAAGGGCCGCAGGGAGCAGGGCTTGCTGCTGGCGGAGGGCACTCACCTTTTGCAGGAGGCGCGGCGGCTTGATTTGCTGCCGGTTGAACTGCTGGCCACGCAGGCCTGGGCAGACAAACACCCCGAGCTTTGGGAGGGTTGGCCCGATCAGGTGCGGCGCTATTGCGTTGATGGGCTGGTTTTAGCTGCAGTGGCCACCACGGCCCAGGCCGATGGGGTGGTGTTCAGCTTGGCCCCGCCGGCAGCGCCGAGCGAGCCCCCGCCGGCAAGGCAGACCCCGCCGGCAAGCCAGCCCAGCTTTGTGTTGGTGCTCGATGGCCTCCAGGATCCCGGCAACCTGGGCACCTTGATGCGCACCGCCCTGGCGGCGGGGGTGGAGGCCCTCTGGTTGGCAGAGGGCGCCGACCCCTTCCAGCCCAAGGTGCTGCGCTCCTCAGCTGGAGCGGCCTTGGCCCTGCCGATCGAGAGGATCGGCCGCCCTCAGCTCGAGGAGCGCCTACGGGCTGCTGCAGGCCGGGGGATGCAGCTGGCCGCGGCGGTACCGCCAGGGTTAAGCCAGGCCGATGGCAAGGGTCCGCTGGCCTATTGGCAGCTGGATTGGCTACGGCCCACGGCCCTGTTGCTGGGCAATGAGGGGGCGGGTCTGGCTGCGGAGCTGCAGGCCATCGCCACCCACCTGATCACGATCCCCCACTGCCAGGCGGTGGAATCGCTAAACGTGGCGGTTTCCGCTGCGCCGCTGTTGCTGGAGCGCCTGCGGCAGCGCTCTGGAACCTGA
- the trpC gene encoding indole-3-glycerol phosphate synthase TrpC: MEFRRRPPNPKVKVLHLEYAIRHEESEPRSILEKIVWEKDREVASARERVPLEKLKQQVADLPAPLDFVAALKASCRKPAVIAEVKKASPSKGVIREDFDPVAIAKGYAAGGASCLSVLTDRQFFQGGFEVLVQVRQAVELPLLCKDFILSPYQLYQARAAGADAALLIAAILSDQDLGYLLKVAKALGLAVLVEVHDAEELERVLDLDGVQLIGINNRNLATFDTDLATTEQLTALYGERIRAKGCLLVSESGLFSREDLDRVQGAGADAVLVGEALMRQADVTAALETLIGG, from the coding sequence ATGGAGTTCCGTCGCCGCCCCCCCAATCCCAAGGTGAAGGTGCTCCACCTGGAGTACGCCATCCGCCATGAGGAGAGCGAACCTCGCTCGATCCTCGAGAAGATTGTTTGGGAAAAGGACCGGGAGGTGGCCTCCGCCCGCGAGCGGGTGCCCCTGGAAAAACTGAAACAGCAGGTGGCGGATTTGCCCGCCCCCCTCGACTTTGTCGCCGCCCTGAAGGCCAGCTGCCGTAAACCGGCGGTGATTGCGGAGGTGAAAAAGGCCAGCCCCAGCAAGGGCGTAATCCGCGAAGATTTTGATCCCGTGGCAATTGCTAAGGGCTATGCAGCGGGCGGCGCCAGTTGTCTTTCGGTGCTCACCGATCGGCAGTTTTTCCAGGGGGGCTTTGAGGTGCTGGTGCAGGTGCGCCAGGCGGTGGAGCTGCCCCTGCTCTGCAAGGACTTCATCCTCAGCCCCTACCAGCTGTATCAGGCCCGGGCCGCCGGGGCCGATGCGGCCCTATTGATCGCGGCAATTTTGAGCGATCAAGACCTGGGCTATCTGCTGAAGGTGGCCAAGGCCCTGGGGCTGGCGGTGCTGGTGGAGGTGCACGATGCCGAGGAGCTGGAGCGGGTGCTGGACCTCGATGGGGTGCAGCTGATCGGCATCAACAACCGCAACCTGGCCACCTTTGACACGGATCTAGCCACCACTGAGCAGCTCACCGCCCTCTATGGCGAACGCATCCGCGCCAAGGGTTGCCTGTTGGTGAGCGAGTCGGGGCTATTCAGCCGCGAAGATCTCGATCGCGTCCAGGGCGCCGGCGCCGATGCGGTGCTGGTGGGTGAAGCCCTGATGCGCCAGGCCGATGTGACCGCAGCCCTGGAAACCTTGATTGGTGGCTGA
- the yidD gene encoding membrane protein insertion efficiency factor YidD: MRQRSILSVGPNAEAQGVVGAVLLALIGFYRQWFSPLLGPRCRFIPSCSAYGLEAIARHGALRGSWLTLRRLLRCHPWTPCGCDPVPD; the protein is encoded by the coding sequence CTGCGCCAACGATCGATCCTATCGGTTGGCCCCAATGCCGAGGCCCAGGGGGTTGTGGGTGCCGTGCTGCTTGCCCTGATTGGCTTCTATCGCCAGTGGTTTTCGCCCCTACTCGGCCCCCGCTGCCGCTTCATTCCCAGCTGTAGCGCCTACGGGTTGGAGGCAATTGCCCGCCATGGGGCCCTGCGGGGTAGCTGGCTGACCCTGCGGCGCCTGTTGCGTTGCCACCCCTGGACACCCTGCGGTTGCGATCCAGTGCCCGATTAA
- a CDS encoding DUF4114 domain-containing protein, whose translation MSFKPFNNMATDQMFKPLGPAPIQDPFRARLSIGNPWGSGIATGAVSSLFMVQDNNTKDGILYAGAAGGGVWGRPYTGATDAWGQWTWLSGSNGYEGAQSISKIKVSDDNKWLISGQGATSSFGDLSGLIDKPLQVAERLAGGSLKWIANVGNSQENLKGKAITSLEIADDIVVAGTKTGLFIGSIDLEGKLTTLGAAANLSGSTSSNISSIAKSSSGRLYAAVIGKGIYTSTISELSQAPLREWKLIDSSETLCRDKSMLRVATSKDPATGKDILFLATASASELYDSINKVIYDEKVTNLIWQKEDVLGRIGNGQATIHSSFASNPINPEQVFAGGNWGPGEFKNGTWVTTYLGATGAIVATDFSGIQPKFTNLFPSKEEDKNSDGTAPHADSRDIAFMQTLSGVTRIIESDDGGIYIKDLGTSKDIDTTKPWKGLNDGLRITESFSSDWSSIGNLAITAMQDNATAVGRFGNQPGWLNVTGGDGAIARFDDGIVGSDGISRAYFASQQYGARGIVEQNSYDHSGTLLSSDFLNLSIIDKYRNFQDWFDYENTWYGAAAYPFYHPAETSEYRAGDIVFSGMRNIYEQVFPHWQSVTLGEMLLVSLIAEDTDKPRYFTEVAIGSNQAFQFKDQKPYSWDALYASFLQSEDVGGTPTPTAKLFGRKASASTQQDWFKNVEAYQLKDLSANLPKVVQGNTITGIAFNPNNPDEIWATVASTKIAYIQQLNRPTADYFSASYLIYSPDGGLNWSIAAESGKNGIPATASLQQVVYAPKTESAEAELFLSGYGGAWRASVGATNYPSTFKPVGWQGAGDDNNFNMWITNLEYDLKDDLVIASVMAQGAWLLSRSNKELEQLEETKAGFRINEAIIPQDISTLRNRKKRSIFASIEISLQRSENNLDKEATVELVLPSDASKYLQPYVNEENIINSSSNRYLFRFPSGVNEISVEFGSNLNFITLPDKLINFKLENATNATIADGSGSIFLYATTDMITLNQEVEGVFYSNKSGYETDEKLPSQAQQLAILMPRANLKAGEQLFWYPVNSDGSIQNGQIAIKPKDPSYLNLAKSMFSYLATSRESYDSHALSPEKALEAFSNPSAILSSEGISIGDLATAAGTTLPSADRFALALQDIEGNVRLSTLGFSINSSPELDNSVVFGAPGIGSQVVLAPGEGQLFMVDELTYYAASNAGSSNVDFNLDVARFSSNLSGYGLFRVDNTYGHFLFGDKGRLTNPLEPGSVEYAREAFRRSQTNTVDGITGLPIPGFAQTSRSSIQLAKGNSYSLFITPNQVLASPDQIDSLSEILFSVKEANLGKDLQHVSFGTGYFAFEDMGLRGDRDFNDMLFAITPVVQPIV comes from the coding sequence TTGAGTTTTAAACCTTTCAACAATATGGCCACAGATCAAATGTTTAAGCCCCTTGGTCCCGCACCGATTCAGGATCCCTTCAGAGCACGTTTAAGCATAGGAAATCCTTGGGGCAGCGGCATTGCAACTGGTGCTGTTAGTAGCCTTTTCATGGTGCAGGATAACAACACTAAAGATGGCATCCTCTACGCTGGCGCCGCTGGGGGAGGTGTGTGGGGAAGGCCGTACACAGGGGCAACAGATGCATGGGGCCAATGGACTTGGCTAAGCGGCTCTAATGGATACGAAGGAGCTCAATCAATTTCCAAGATAAAGGTTTCTGATGATAACAAGTGGCTAATTTCAGGCCAAGGAGCCACAAGTAGCTTTGGAGATTTGTCCGGCTTGATAGACAAACCCCTGCAGGTTGCAGAAAGGCTTGCCGGCGGCTCCCTAAAATGGATTGCGAATGTTGGAAATAGCCAAGAAAATCTAAAAGGAAAAGCCATCACCTCCCTAGAGATTGCTGATGACATTGTTGTTGCAGGAACTAAAACGGGTCTCTTCATTGGCTCAATTGATTTAGAAGGCAAGCTCACAACCCTGGGAGCAGCAGCGAACCTGAGCGGATCCACCAGTAGTAATATATCATCGATTGCTAAATCAAGTTCCGGTCGCCTTTATGCGGCTGTAATTGGCAAGGGTATATACACATCAACAATTTCTGAACTCAGCCAAGCTCCCTTAAGGGAATGGAAGCTGATAGACAGCTCAGAGACGCTATGCCGTGACAAATCAATGTTACGAGTAGCAACATCAAAAGATCCAGCGACGGGCAAAGATATTCTCTTCCTGGCGACAGCTAGTGCTAGCGAGCTCTATGACTCAATAAATAAAGTTATTTATGATGAAAAGGTTACTAATTTAATCTGGCAAAAAGAAGATGTACTTGGCAGGATTGGAAATGGTCAAGCTACAATTCATTCATCCTTTGCCTCCAATCCTATAAACCCAGAACAGGTATTTGCAGGCGGAAATTGGGGGCCAGGTGAGTTCAAGAATGGTACATGGGTTACGACATATCTAGGAGCTACCGGAGCAATCGTAGCTACAGATTTCAGCGGCATTCAACCAAAATTTACTAATCTCTTTCCCTCAAAAGAAGAGGATAAAAACAGCGATGGCACTGCACCGCATGCCGATTCCAGAGATATTGCTTTTATGCAAACGCTCTCTGGGGTAACACGCATTATCGAATCAGATGATGGTGGCATCTATATCAAAGATCTGGGTACAAGCAAAGACATCGACACAACAAAGCCCTGGAAAGGTTTAAATGATGGCCTACGTATCACCGAAAGCTTCAGCTCAGATTGGAGCAGTATTGGCAACCTTGCCATTACGGCGATGCAGGATAATGCCACAGCAGTTGGGCGCTTTGGAAATCAGCCTGGCTGGTTAAATGTCACAGGTGGAGATGGTGCAATAGCGAGATTTGATGATGGAATCGTAGGTAGCGATGGCATCAGCAGGGCTTACTTTGCCTCTCAACAATATGGTGCAAGAGGAATTGTAGAGCAGAATTCATATGACCATTCAGGCACGCTTCTCTCTAGTGATTTTCTAAACCTAAGCATCATTGATAAGTATCGCAATTTTCAAGACTGGTTTGATTATGAAAACACCTGGTACGGCGCTGCTGCTTACCCCTTCTATCATCCAGCAGAAACAAGTGAGTACCGCGCTGGAGACATTGTCTTTTCAGGAATGCGCAATATCTACGAGCAGGTTTTCCCGCACTGGCAGTCGGTAACATTAGGAGAGATGCTGCTTGTTTCATTAATAGCCGAAGATACAGATAAACCTAGATACTTCACTGAAGTTGCCATAGGGTCTAATCAAGCATTTCAGTTCAAGGATCAGAAGCCCTACAGCTGGGACGCATTATACGCAAGTTTCTTACAGTCTGAAGATGTAGGAGGTACCCCCACCCCCACGGCAAAACTATTTGGCCGCAAAGCATCAGCAAGCACACAGCAAGACTGGTTTAAGAATGTAGAGGCTTATCAGTTAAAGGATCTCTCCGCAAATCTGCCGAAGGTCGTCCAGGGAAATACAATAACTGGTATTGCATTCAATCCGAATAACCCAGACGAAATTTGGGCTACAGTTGCATCCACTAAAATCGCGTACATACAACAATTAAATAGGCCTACAGCTGATTATTTCTCAGCCTCTTATCTAATTTATAGCCCAGATGGTGGCCTAAACTGGAGTATAGCGGCAGAGTCTGGTAAGAATGGAATTCCAGCTACGGCAAGCCTACAGCAGGTTGTATACGCCCCTAAAACTGAAAGTGCTGAAGCTGAATTATTCCTAAGTGGCTATGGAGGTGCGTGGCGTGCATCAGTGGGGGCCACGAATTATCCCAGCACCTTCAAGCCAGTTGGATGGCAAGGTGCTGGAGATGACAATAATTTTAACATGTGGATTACGAATCTTGAGTATGATTTAAAAGATGATCTTGTTATTGCAAGTGTGATGGCTCAAGGCGCCTGGCTCCTTAGTCGCTCGAATAAAGAACTTGAGCAACTAGAAGAAACTAAAGCTGGCTTTAGAATTAATGAAGCCATCATCCCTCAGGATATATCCACACTAAGAAATCGAAAAAAAAGGTCTATTTTTGCATCGATTGAGATTTCCCTGCAGAGAAGCGAGAATAACTTAGACAAAGAAGCAACAGTTGAATTGGTTTTGCCAAGTGATGCTAGCAAGTACCTACAACCTTATGTCAACGAAGAAAATATCATCAATAGCAGTAGTAACAGGTATTTATTTAGATTTCCAAGTGGAGTTAATGAAATTAGCGTAGAATTTGGCTCTAATCTTAATTTCATAACTTTGCCGGACAAGTTAATTAATTTTAAGCTTGAAAATGCCACTAACGCAACAATAGCTGATGGTTCAGGCAGCATATTTCTCTATGCAACTACTGATATGATTACATTGAATCAAGAGGTAGAGGGAGTATTTTATTCAAACAAATCTGGATACGAAACGGATGAAAAATTGCCGTCGCAGGCCCAGCAGCTGGCGATTTTAATGCCTAGGGCAAATCTTAAGGCTGGTGAGCAGTTATTTTGGTACCCAGTAAATAGTGACGGCTCAATCCAGAACGGCCAGATTGCTATAAAGCCAAAAGATCCATCATATCTAAATCTGGCAAAAAGTATGTTTAGCTATCTCGCTACCTCTCGCGAATCTTATGATTCGCATGCGCTTAGCCCGGAAAAAGCATTGGAAGCTTTTTCGAATCCCAGCGCGATTCTAAGCAGTGAAGGGATTTCAATTGGAGATCTTGCAACAGCGGCTGGCACCACACTGCCCTCCGCTGATCGATTCGCACTTGCATTGCAAGATATAGAAGGGAACGTGAGGCTTTCTACCCTAGGTTTTAGTATTAATTCCAGCCCAGAATTGGATAATAGTGTTGTATTTGGAGCTCCTGGCATTGGATCACAGGTTGTATTGGCGCCTGGCGAGGGGCAGCTTTTTATGGTAGACGAGCTCACTTACTACGCTGCAAGCAATGCTGGCAGTTCGAATGTTGATTTCAATCTCGATGTGGCTAGATTCAGTAGCAACCTATCAGGATATGGATTATTTCGTGTAGATAACACTTACGGCCACTTCCTGTTTGGAGATAAGGGGAGACTAACTAATCCCTTGGAACCGGGTAGCGTTGAATACGCCAGAGAGGCTTTTAGGCGATCGCAGACGAATACGGTAGATGGGATTACAGGTTTGCCCATTCCTGGCTTTGCTCAAACGAGCAGATCTTCAATTCAACTTGCTAAGGGAAACTCATATTCTCTTTTTATCACTCCTAATCAGGTGCTAGCTTCGCCGGATCAGATCGATAGCCTGTCTGAGATCTTGTTTTCAGTTAAAGAGGCAAATCTTGGGAAGGATCTTCAGCATGTCTCCTTTGGCACTGGCTACTTTGCCTTTGAGGATATGGGCTTGCGGGGAGATCGCGACTTCAATGACATGCTCTTTGCAATTACACCAGTAGTTCAACCTATTGTGTAG
- a CDS encoding dihydrolipoyl dehydrogenase, with protein sequence MSDAQTNGSFDFDVIVIGAGYGGFDAAKHAAEHGLRVAIVESRDMGGTCVNRGCVPSKALLAASGRVRELADAEHLAGFGIHAAPVRFERQKIADHANQLVATIRTNLTKALERAGAKILLGKGRLDGQQRVAVREASGVERVYSCRDVIIATGSDPFVPPGIETDGRTVFTSDEAVSLEWLPRWIAIIGSGYIGLEFADVYTALGCEVTMIEALDKVMPTFDPDIAKIAARHLIEGREIEARAGVLARKITPGCPVKIELADMKTREYVETLEVDAVLVATGRVPTSAELNLAAVGVETNRGFIPVDDKLRVLVNGEPVPHLWAVGDVTGKMMLAHTAAAQGTVAVDNILGHPREIDYRSIPAATFTHPEISSVGLSEVDAKALAASDGFELGSVRSYFKANSKALAELESDGLMKLLFNRSSGEVLGAHIYGLHAADLIQEVANAVARRQCVQQLVREVHTHPTLSEVVEVAYKQAAAMVA encoded by the coding sequence GTGAGCGACGCCCAAACCAACGGCAGCTTCGATTTCGACGTGATCGTGATCGGGGCTGGCTATGGCGGCTTTGATGCGGCAAAACATGCCGCCGAGCATGGGCTGAGGGTCGCCATTGTGGAGTCGCGCGACATGGGCGGCACCTGCGTAAACCGCGGCTGCGTGCCCTCGAAGGCCCTGCTGGCGGCCAGCGGCCGGGTGCGGGAGCTGGCGGATGCGGAGCATCTGGCTGGTTTTGGCATCCACGCGGCGCCGGTGCGTTTTGAGCGCCAAAAAATTGCCGACCACGCCAACCAACTGGTGGCGACGATTCGCACCAACCTGACCAAGGCCCTGGAGCGGGCCGGCGCCAAGATTCTTTTGGGCAAGGGCCGGCTCGATGGCCAGCAGCGGGTGGCGGTGCGGGAGGCCAGTGGGGTGGAGCGGGTCTATAGCTGCCGCGACGTGATCATTGCCACCGGCTCCGATCCCTTCGTGCCGCCTGGTATCGAGACCGACGGCCGCACGGTGTTCACCAGCGATGAGGCCGTAAGCCTGGAATGGCTGCCCCGCTGGATCGCGATCATTGGCAGCGGCTACATCGGCCTGGAATTCGCCGATGTCTACACGGCCCTTGGCTGCGAGGTCACGATGATTGAGGCCCTCGACAAGGTGATGCCCACCTTTGATCCAGACATTGCCAAGATCGCAGCCCGCCACCTGATTGAAGGCCGTGAAATTGAGGCCCGAGCAGGGGTGCTAGCCCGCAAGATCACGCCGGGCTGCCCGGTCAAGATTGAATTGGCCGACATGAAAACCAGGGAATACGTGGAAACCCTGGAGGTGGATGCGGTGCTGGTGGCCACGGGCCGGGTGCCGACCAGCGCTGAATTGAACCTGGCGGCGGTGGGGGTGGAAACCAACCGGGGCTTTATTCCCGTCGACGACAAATTGCGGGTGCTGGTGAATGGTGAGCCGGTGCCCCACCTCTGGGCCGTGGGCGATGTAACCGGAAAGATGATGCTGGCCCACACCGCAGCGGCCCAGGGAACGGTGGCGGTGGACAACATCCTTGGCCACCCCCGCGAGATTGATTACCGCTCCATTCCGGCGGCCACCTTCACCCATCCGGAGATCAGTTCGGTGGGTCTATCGGAAGTTGATGCCAAGGCCCTCGCCGCCAGCGATGGTTTTGAGCTGGGTTCGGTGCGCAGCTACTTCAAGGCCAATTCCAAGGCCCTGGCCGAGCTGGAGAGCGATGGCCTGATGAAGCTGCTCTTCAACAGAAGCAGTGGCGAAGTGTTGGGCGCCCACATCTATGGCCTGCATGCGGCTGATTTGATCCAGGAGGTGGCCAATGCGGTGGCCCGGCGCCAGTGCGTTCAGCAGCTGGTAAGGGAGGTGCACACCCACCCCACCCTCAGTGAGGTGGTTGAGGTGGCCTACAAGCAAGCTGCAGCGATGGTGGCCTGA
- the murA gene encoding UDP-N-acetylglucosamine 1-carboxyvinyltransferase produces the protein MTLTVVRSPVILNPLLQISGGRKLTGELSVSGAKNSALVLMATCLLTRDTIRLRNVPPLTDIAAMGEMLGSLGGRVLRIGDCLELNGDHINNSTAPYELVNSLRASFFCIGPLLARMGMAKVPLPGGCQIGTRPVVEHVKGLKALGAQVTIEHGVVTAVVPGRSHRLTGGRIHLDCPSVGATETLMMAAALADGETVIENAALEPEVVDLAGLLLAMGARVRGAGTPTISISGVERLHGADYSVIPDRIEAGTFLLAAAITRSHLRIAPVIPEHLGAVITKLEEAGCRIEHDGIGLTLKADQINAVDLRTQPFPGFPTDLQAPFMSLLATAKGTSVITENIFENRLQHVGELQRMGAAIRMQGNTAFVEGVPRLSGAPVQGTDLRASAAMVLAGLAAEGITTVRGLEYLDRGYAHLETKLNAAGALIERASGAQPLAKAAA, from the coding sequence ATGACCCTGACTGTTGTGCGCTCCCCAGTAATTCTCAACCCCCTGCTCCAGATCTCCGGGGGTCGCAAGTTGACCGGCGAGCTCAGCGTCAGCGGCGCCAAGAACTCAGCCCTGGTGCTGATGGCCACCTGCCTGCTCACCCGCGACACGATCCGGCTGCGCAATGTGCCGCCCCTCACCGATATCGCCGCCATGGGCGAAATGCTTGGCAGCCTGGGGGGCCGAGTTCTGCGGATTGGTGATTGCCTCGAGCTAAACGGCGACCACATCAACAACTCCACCGCCCCCTACGAGCTGGTGAACAGCCTCAGGGCCAGCTTCTTCTGCATCGGTCCCCTGCTGGCGCGCATGGGCATGGCCAAGGTGCCCCTGCCCGGGGGCTGCCAAATAGGTACCCGTCCCGTGGTTGAGCACGTCAAGGGGCTAAAGGCCCTGGGTGCCCAGGTCACGATTGAGCACGGCGTGGTGACAGCCGTGGTGCCTGGCCGGAGCCATCGACTCACCGGCGGCCGGATCCACCTGGATTGCCCGAGCGTCGGCGCCACCGAGACCCTAATGATGGCTGCGGCCTTGGCCGACGGCGAAACCGTGATCGAAAACGCCGCCCTTGAGCCTGAAGTGGTCGACCTGGCGGGCCTGCTGCTGGCCATGGGGGCCCGGGTGCGGGGCGCCGGCACCCCCACCATCAGCATCTCCGGAGTCGAGCGCCTCCATGGCGCCGATTACTCCGTAATTCCCGACCGCATTGAGGCCGGCACCTTCCTGCTGGCCGCTGCGATCACCCGTTCCCACCTGCGCATTGCACCGGTGATTCCCGAGCACCTCGGTGCCGTGATCACCAAGCTGGAAGAGGCGGGCTGCCGCATCGAACACGACGGCATTGGCCTGACCCTTAAGGCCGATCAAATCAATGCCGTAGACCTGCGCACCCAACCATTCCCTGGTTTTCCCACCGACCTGCAAGCCCCGTTCATGAGCCTGCTGGCCACCGCCAAGGGCACCAGCGTGATCACCGAAAACATCTTTGAAAATCGCCTCCAGCACGTGGGTGAGCTGCAGCGCATGGGGGCCGCAATCCGGATGCAGGGCAACACCGCCTTTGTCGAAGGGGTACCCCGGCTGAGCGGGGCCCCGGTGCAGGGCACCGACCTGCGGGCCTCGGCCGCGATGGTGCTGGCCGGCTTGGCCGCAGAGGGCATCACCACGGTGAGGGGCCTGGAATATCTCGATCGCGGCTATGCCCACCTCGAAACCAAGCTCAACGCCGCCGGGGCCCTAATCGAACGGGCCAGTGGAGCCCAACCCCTGGCGAAGGCCGCGGCCTAA